TCCGTCGCGGTGATGATCTCGGCGTTGAGCTGCTCGAAGCGGATCTTCATAGCGGCGAGCAGCTGCTCGTCGTCGTCGGCGATCAGGATACGTGCTTTGCGTGTCATCGGACTTCTCTCCAAGGGGTAACGTGGCTGGATCAGGCGGCGTGGGTCGCCGGGTTGTTGCCGGATTCGTGGCCGTTATCGATGTCGGCGATGAACGCCAGGACCTGTTCGCCAGTAAACGGTTTACTCAGCACCGGCACATGCGGGTAGTCGCGTTGGCAGCGCTGCAGCGATTCGCCCGAGCCGGTGATGGCAAGCACGGGACACTTCTGGAACGAGAGCGCGAGCTCGATGATGCCGAAGCCGTCGACGTAGGGCATGTCGATGTCGGTGATGATGGCATCGATCGTGTGCTTAGACATCAGCGCCATCGCGTCGTGGCCATCGAGTGCCGTGACACACGCCCAGCCGACGGTCATCAGCCGGGTCGCGATCGCGGCGACGACGGCGGGGTTGTCGTCGACGACCAGCGCGTGGCGATAGCCGGCGGCCTTCTTTTCATCCTCGTACTGCTGGTGCTCCATACGATCCATCAGGCCGCGCGGCGGCCAGTCCTTAGTAGTTCGAGTTCGGCCAGTTCCAGCAAGGCCGAGGCCTCGAAGGGTTTTTGAAGGACGGTTACATTCGGAGCGCGTTTGAGTCCTTGCGCGTAGGCGTCGGTAAAGCCGGAGACGACGATGATCGGCGTGTCGCCCACCAGCTGTAGCGACTGGATCAGGTCGATCCCCGTGCCGTT
The sequence above is a segment of the Phycisphaeraceae bacterium D3-23 genome. Coding sequences within it:
- a CDS encoding response regulator, which encodes MEHQQYEDEKKAAGYRHALVVDDNPAVVAAIATRLMTVGWACVTALDGHDAMALMSKHTIDAIITDIDMPYVDGFGIIELALSFQKCPVLAITGSGESLQRCQRDYPHVPVLSKPFTGEQVLAFIADIDNGHESGNNPATHAA
- a CDS encoding response regulator, whose translation is MEETPYEPEILIVDNDEMAVQAMRLRFEQAGYRCTTAHSGAQALAAFNPAYTSLVVTDLNMPNGTGIDLIQSLQLVGDTPIIVVSGFTDAYAQGLKRAPNVTVLQKPFEASALLELAELELLRTGRRAA